The Brassica oleracea var. oleracea cultivar TO1000 chromosome C6, BOL, whole genome shotgun sequence genome includes a region encoding these proteins:
- the LOC106299587 gene encoding putative F-box protein At1g50870, producing MDQQEETIEQINKKRRKQSTFTFPLDLISEILSKLPAKSVGRFRCVSKLWSSITTAPYFINKFETQSRQKKPSLLVTFKKGDRLFVFSIPQDRQSSNEPHTIPSQPVHSYHMTYPKSRRFFPRASVHGLICCFQKAKKLIIWNPTTRKLYTLTKPEKRWKYATFLLGYDPTDAKYKVLCIRFGETTDEGCVLTLGSAQESWRRIKTNHKHYVYTYPAYVCTNGFIYYTAYADKTDRIGFIMSFDVRSEKFRMIKYPWNAYWYFSVLTYQGMLACLRSNIPGHSITLWILQDAEKHVWSPKNFLVPFHYYDQSLKLVCNLIGITDAGEIVYVPERCYKSFYVIYYDSERNKFHRVEYKGIADDESRLKNGLVRSRLFNIPIVRNHMESLMSF from the coding sequence ATGGATCAGCAAGAAGAAACAATCGAACAAATCAACAAAAAAAGAAGAAAACAATCAACATTTACTTTTCCTCTCGATCTAATCTCAGAGATACTCTCAAAGTTGCCGGCAAAATCTGTTGGCAGGTTTCGTTGTGTTTCAAAGCTCTGGTCATCAATCACCACCGCTCCGTACTTCATCAACAAGTTCGAAACTCAATCCAGACAAAAGAAGCCAAGTCTTCTTGTCACCTTCAAAAAAGGTGACAGGTTGTTTGTTTTCTCGATTCCACAAGACCGCCAGTCTTCAAACGAACCTCATACGATTCCTTCTCAGCCTGTTCACAGTTATCATATGACATACCCTAAATCACGTCGCTTCTTTCCTAGGGCATCTGTCCACGGCTTGATCTGCTGCTTTCAAAAAGCAAAAAAACTCATAATCTGGAACCCTACAACGAGAAAGTTGTACACCCTAACCAAACCCGAAAAAAGATGGAAGTATGCAACATTTTTATTAGGATATGATCCAACTGATGCTAAATACAAAGTTTTGTGCATTCGTTTTGGTGAAACCACTGACGAGGGTTGTGTTTTAACATTGGGATCAGCTCAAGAATCATGGAGAAGGATCAAAACCAACCATAAGCATTATGTTTACACTTACCCTGCCTATGTATGCACTAACGGCTTTATTTACTATACAGCATATGCTGACAAGACAGATAGAATTGGGTTTATAATGAGCTTTGATGTCAGATCTGAAAAGTTCCGTATGATAAAATATCCGTGGAATGCTTATTGGTATTTTTCTGTACTCACATATCAGGGAATGCTCGCTTGTCTTAGAAGTAATATTCCAGGTCATAGCATAACATTGTGGATTTTACAGGATGCAGAGAAACATGTTTGGTCTCCTAAAAACTTTCTTGTGCCCTTTCATTACTATGATCAGAGTTTGAAACTAGTGTGCAACTTAATTGGTATCACGGATGCAGGCGAGATTGTTTATGTACCAGAAAGGTGTTACAAATCGTTTTATGTTATATATTATGATTCGGAGAGAAACAAGTTCCACAGAGTTGAGTATAAAGGAATCGCAGACGATGAATCAAGGCTCAAGAATGGACTTGTAAGAAGTCGTCTGTTTAATATCCCTATTGTCAGGAATCACATGGAGAGTCTCATGTCTTTTTAA
- the LOC106296242 gene encoding protein LHCP TRANSLOCATION DEFECT, whose protein sequence is MASSSSISFSCAPSLFSIKPITSSSSFPKQLSSRFLGTRNLKIRIRPNRLGPSNGSRTTCWFKFGKNGVDAESAGIYGSQTRDDFDKDDVEQYFNYMGMLAVEGTYSKMEALLNLNIHPVDILLMLAATEGDKPKIEELLRAGASYSVKDADGRTAIDRANSEEIRDLILGYSTQKA, encoded by the exons ATGGCTTCTTCTTCTTCCATCTCCTTCTCATGCGCACCTTCACTCTTCTCCATCAAACCCATCACCTCTTCTTCTTCTTTCCCAAAGCAGCTCTCCTCTCGATTCCTAGGAACCCGAAACTTAAAGATTCGAATCCGACCCAACAGACTCGGACCCTCCAACGGTTCAAGAACCACCTGCTGGTTCAAGTTTGGCAAGAACGGCGTCGATGCTGAAAGTGCCGGAATCTATGGTAGTCAAACACGCGATGACTTCGACAAAGACGACGTTGAACAG TACTTCAATTACATGGGGATGCTTGCGGTAGAAGGTACATATTCAAAGATGGAAGCTCTTCTTAACCTAAACATTCATCCAGTCGATATCCTATTGATGTTGGCAGCCACGGAAGGTGACAAACCTAAGATCGAGGAGCTGCTTAGAGCTGGTGCTAGCTACTCGGTCAAGGATGCTGATGGAAGAACCGCTATAGACAGAGCTAATAGTGAAGAGATTCGTGACTTGATCCTTGGCTACTCCACTCAGAAGGCTTGA